In Alphaproteobacteria bacterium, one DNA window encodes the following:
- a CDS encoding efflux RND transporter permease subunit, with translation MLNAIIHFSLKNRLLVVAASALLMVYGVFVISKLPVDVFPDLNRPTVTIFTEAEGLAPEEVEALVTWPLETAVNGSTGVERVRSASAIGLSIVWVEFGWDTNIYTARQIVAEKLQQAQETLPQDVRPVMGPISSIMGEIMLVGLTSENPKIGGMDLRTIAEWDIRNRILSISGISQVSVIGGELKQYQVLVDPLKLKNYGVTLHDVEATIEGSNINATGGFLLSDYQESLIRNVARVKTLEDLAKSPLPQDNGSPTPLTLDQVADIKLGGPLAKRGDASVNGQSAVILSIQKQPGADTIKLTEAVEAELASIQKTLPEGVKIHSEIFKQGTFIERAIKNVEEALRDGAILVAIVLFLFLLNFRTTFITLTAIPLSFVLTAIVFKYFGLSINTMTLGGLAVAIGELVDDAIVDVENVFRRLRENRHAEKPRNPVQVIFEASSEVRNSIVFATIIVVLVFIPLFAMGGIEGKIFLPLGIAYITSIVASLFVSLTLTPALCSYLLPNMKRMGDEHDGWLIRKIKAVQKGVLNFAFPHSRMVLTFVALITFGVLAMVPFFGKEFLPQFNEGSVTINILTPPGTSLAESNRIGTIAENLIRQVPEASETGRRTGRAERDDHAEGVHSSEIEVELKESERSRADILADIRNRLDEIPGIAVNIGQPISHRIDHMMSGVRAQIAIKLFGTDLDVLRAKAEEIRQAMSEVEGVVDLSVEKQVLIPQVHVLFDREKAASYGLLSGEAAEYAELAMQGKAVGQVLDGQRTYDIVMRLSDAARNDVEAIKQIPVDTKDGNVVPLQAIATVQEAKGPNIINRENAQRRIVIQANVSDRDLVGVVQKVQSVIDSKVHLPQGYYVTYGGQFESQASASRLIALLSLFSLAGMFMVLYVHFKSANLALQVMVSIPLAFIGAVIGVWLSGGVFSIATMVGFVTLTGIAARNGIMMIAHYIHLMEHEGEKFDLGMVYRGTSERIIPVLMTALTASLALIPLVIAADEPGRELLHPVAVVIFCGLFSSTLLDLTVRPLVFWKFGKKPISTLLPQAITQ, from the coding sequence ATGCTGAACGCAATTATTCATTTTTCTCTGAAGAACAGGCTGTTGGTCGTCGCGGCCTCGGCTCTGCTGATGGTCTATGGCGTATTTGTGATCAGCAAACTGCCCGTCGACGTGTTTCCCGACCTTAACCGCCCGACGGTAACGATTTTCACCGAGGCCGAGGGGCTTGCACCGGAAGAAGTCGAAGCCTTGGTTACATGGCCGCTTGAAACGGCGGTCAATGGATCGACGGGGGTTGAGCGTGTACGCTCGGCCTCCGCCATCGGTCTTTCTATTGTCTGGGTTGAATTTGGCTGGGATACGAACATCTACACCGCCCGCCAGATCGTTGCCGAGAAGCTGCAACAGGCGCAAGAAACCCTGCCGCAAGATGTCCGACCCGTCATGGGGCCGATCTCGTCCATCATGGGTGAAATTATGCTAGTGGGTCTGACCAGTGAAAACCCCAAGATCGGCGGCATGGATTTGCGCACGATTGCCGAGTGGGATATCCGCAACCGCATTCTTTCCATCTCCGGCATATCTCAGGTATCGGTGATTGGTGGGGAACTCAAACAATATCAAGTTCTGGTCGATCCTTTAAAGCTTAAAAACTACGGCGTCACGCTGCATGACGTCGAGGCCACGATTGAAGGCTCGAATATCAACGCCACGGGTGGATTTCTGCTATCGGATTATCAGGAAAGTCTGATCCGCAACGTCGCTAGGGTAAAGACCCTCGAAGATCTGGCAAAGTCGCCGCTACCCCAGGACAATGGCAGCCCGACGCCGCTGACCCTCGATCAGGTCGCCGATATCAAGCTCGGCGGGCCGCTCGCCAAACGCGGGGATGCCAGTGTCAATGGCCAGTCCGCCGTTATCCTATCCATTCAAAAGCAACCTGGTGCCGATACGATCAAACTCACCGAAGCGGTAGAGGCTGAACTGGCAAGCATCCAGAAAACTCTGCCCGAAGGTGTGAAAATCCACAGCGAGATATTCAAACAAGGCACATTTATCGAGCGGGCGATCAAGAATGTAGAAGAGGCTTTGCGTGACGGTGCCATTCTGGTGGCGATTGTCTTGTTCCTCTTTTTGCTCAATTTCCGCACAACGTTTATCACCTTGACCGCCATTCCGCTCTCCTTTGTTTTGACGGCCATCGTCTTCAAATATTTCGGCTTAAGCATCAACACCATGACCTTGGGTGGCCTTGCCGTCGCCATTGGCGAACTGGTAGATGACGCCATCGTCGACGTTGAAAACGTCTTTCGCCGCCTGCGCGAAAACCGCCATGCCGAAAAACCCCGCAACCCTGTCCAAGTGATCTTTGAAGCCTCCAGCGAGGTGCGAAACTCCATCGTTTTCGCAACCATCATCGTTGTGCTGGTTTTCATCCCGCTCTTTGCGATGGGCGGTATTGAGGGCAAGATTTTCCTGCCGCTCGGTATTGCTTACATCACGTCCATCGTCGCGTCCTTGTTCGTCTCTTTGACACTGACGCCCGCGCTTTGCTCTTATCTGTTGCCGAATATGAAACGCATGGGCGACGAACATGATGGATGGCTGATACGCAAAATCAAGGCGGTGCAAAAGGGTGTCTTGAACTTCGCTTTCCCTCATAGCCGGATGGTGCTGACATTTGTGGCCTTAATAACCTTTGGCGTACTGGCGATGGTGCCGTTCTTCGGTAAAGAGTTTTTGCCGCAATTTAACGAAGGCTCCGTGACCATCAATATTCTGACGCCGCCTGGCACCAGTCTGGCTGAGTCAAACCGCATCGGCACGATTGCGGAAAACCTGATCCGTCAGGTGCCAGAAGCTTCCGAAACAGGCAGACGCACGGGCCGCGCCGAGCGCGACGATCATGCGGAAGGAGTGCATTCCAGCGAGATCGAGGTTGAGTTGAAGGAATCCGAGCGTTCCCGCGCCGATATCCTGGCTGATATCCGTAACCGTCTAGATGAAATTCCTGGTATCGCCGTCAATATTGGTCAACCGATCTCCCACCGCATCGATCATATGATGAGCGGTGTTCGCGCCCAAATCGCCATCAAGCTGTTCGGCACCGATCTTGACGTGCTACGCGCCAAGGCCGAAGAAATCCGTCAAGCCATGAGCGAAGTCGAAGGCGTGGTCGATCTGTCCGTGGAAAAACAAGTCCTGATCCCGCAAGTTCATGTGCTGTTTGATCGTGAAAAAGCGGCGTCCTATGGACTGTTATCCGGCGAAGCCGCCGAATATGCGGAACTCGCCATGCAGGGCAAGGCTGTCGGCCAAGTGCTGGATGGGCAGCGCACCTATGATATCGTCATGCGCCTATCGGACGCTGCTCGCAACGATGTCGAGGCTATCAAGCAGATTCCAGTCGATACCAAAGACGGGAATGTCGTGCCGCTTCAAGCTATCGCAACGGTGCAGGAGGCCAAGGGGCCGAACATCATCAACCGTGAGAACGCCCAGCGCCGCATCGTCATTCAAGCCAATGTTTCCGACCGCGATTTAGTAGGCGTTGTTCAAAAAGTACAATCGGTCATTGATAGTAAGGTGCATTTACCGCAAGGATATTACGTCACTTATGGCGGACAGTTTGAAAGCCAGGCCAGCGCCTCCCGCCTGATCGCGCTTTTAAGCCTGTTCTCGCTCGCTGGCATGTTCATGGTGTTGTATGTCCATTTCAAGAGCGCCAATCTTGCCTTACAGGTCATGGTTTCTATCCCGCTCGCCTTTATCGGCGCGGTGATCGGTGTCTGGTTGTCGGGCGGGGTGTTTTCTATTGCCACCATGGTCGGATTCGTGACGCTGACGGGGATTGCCGCGCGTAACGGCATCATGATGATCGCCCACTATATCCACCTGATGGAGCATGAGGGCGAGAAGTTTGATCTGGGCATGGTTTATCGCGGCACGTCCGAGCGGATCATCCCCGTGTTAATGACCGCGCTGACGGCCTCCTTGGCCCTCATCCCGCTTGTAATCGCTGCCGACGAACCTGGTCGTGAACTACTGCATCCCGTTGCCGTTGTTATTTTCTGCGGTCTGTTTTCCAGCACATTGCTTGATTTGACGGTGCGTCCGCTCGTGTTTTGGAAATTTGGTAAAAAGCCAATCTCAACCCTCTTACCCCAAGCCATAACTCAATGA
- a CDS encoding efflux RND transporter periplasmic adaptor subunit, translated as MKKLLITSALVAVIGLSTPAIAHEGEDHAAAPGTEETVQVTSSIQLSETAINNLGIQTVKASIAPRATTVDVNGIVEFLPERQAIATSRAAGRISEIHVKVGEKVTKGQSLLTTQPIFVGSSPVSIPSPLDGYVTKQNVVLGQSVTPEAGLMEIGDSSQVLVRGVMYETPDVAKVQVDQNVSVNSSLIGATPLKGKVQRMDGAYDRGSRTLNVYALVENPDRKLLANMQVVLSIEVSEPADILTVPVKAILGESGEQFVFVRNGNEFERRSVKLGAKFGAEREVLEGVFPDEEVVTVGNYQLQFAKSTEPKKDPAATEGKKEDDGHGHEH; from the coding sequence ATGAAAAAGTTATTAATCACATCGGCCCTTGTCGCGGTCATTGGATTGTCTACGCCCGCTATTGCCCATGAAGGCGAAGACCATGCCGCCGCACCAGGGACGGAAGAAACTGTTCAGGTAACGAGTAGTATACAATTATCCGAGACGGCGATTAATAACCTTGGCATCCAGACGGTGAAAGCGAGTATCGCGCCACGGGCAACGACGGTCGATGTAAACGGGATCGTCGAATTTTTGCCGGAACGCCAAGCCATCGCCACGTCGCGGGCGGCGGGCCGTATCTCGGAAATCCACGTCAAGGTCGGTGAAAAAGTTACCAAAGGCCAGAGCCTTCTGACCACCCAACCGATTTTCGTCGGCAGCTCTCCGGTGTCCATACCGTCGCCTCTTGATGGCTATGTGACCAAGCAGAACGTCGTTCTGGGTCAATCCGTCACGCCGGAGGCTGGATTGATGGAAATCGGGGATTCCTCCCAAGTTTTAGTGCGGGGCGTCATGTATGAAACGCCGGATGTCGCCAAGGTTCAGGTCGACCAGAATGTCAGTGTCAATAGCAGCCTGATCGGCGCTACACCGCTCAAGGGAAAAGTGCAGCGCATGGATGGTGCCTATGATCGTGGCAGCCGCACGCTCAACGTCTATGCCTTGGTTGAAAATCCAGATCGCAAGCTACTTGCCAATATGCAAGTTGTTCTCTCAATTGAAGTCAGCGAGCCTGCCGATATTTTAACCGTCCCCGTAAAAGCCATCCTCGGCGAGAGCGGCGAACAATTCGTATTCGTTCGCAATGGCAATGAATTCGAGCGGCGCAGCGTCAAATTGGGTGCAAAATTCGGAGCCGAGCGCGAGGTTCTGGAGGGCGTGTTTCCCGACGAAGAGGTCGTGACGGTTGGAAATTACCAGCTGCAATTCGCCAAATCGACTGAACCTAAAAAAGATCCCGCCGCGACGGAAGGCAAAAAAGAAGACGACGGCCACGGTCATGAGCATTGA
- a CDS encoding TolC family protein: MKKSVIWQLAIVALLFSAPSYAETSALTLNQVIKESLQKNTSLFRVQRDYEDRMADATETTLLDNPELQVDVVRDKGEGGTGTDLEFTQPLKFSQLSGARGGYAQALANVASIEQKYEILKVINETTVLYTQVWLLSERKKLYESYANDADKMKKLVKESAGQGQTSPAASHLFSSDAAKLRADANAVDAELRQVRTELARLTGRSFQQAKLERPTFVAVPEDTERLLTFAQTQSNLRNVIKNRIQAAEHRLSVAQQDAAMPEFGPRVFYSRSPNGDEQSYGVGVALRIPLWNQNDAERKRANAELRQAKFEADLYAGLPQQDVIGELQQSATALQARADSYFDSILPGYRKSYDLTRNMFRQGQADALEVWQVREKLLSSENEALDALAQAVNARGALEVELGGKIEEVR, from the coding sequence ATGAAGAAATCAGTGATATGGCAATTAGCGATTGTGGCGCTCCTGTTCTCCGCACCTTCTTATGCTGAAACCTCCGCATTGACCCTTAATCAGGTCATCAAGGAAAGCCTGCAAAAGAACACCAGCTTGTTCCGCGTCCAGCGCGACTACGAAGATCGAATGGCGGATGCCACGGAAACCACTTTGCTGGATAACCCTGAGCTTCAGGTTGATGTCGTCCGTGATAAAGGCGAAGGTGGCACAGGAACGGATCTTGAATTCACCCAGCCTTTGAAGTTTTCCCAGCTATCCGGCGCACGCGGCGGCTATGCCCAAGCTCTGGCGAATGTGGCCAGCATAGAGCAGAAATACGAAATCCTGAAGGTCATCAACGAAACCACGGTGCTTTACACCCAGGTCTGGCTGCTCTCCGAACGCAAAAAACTCTATGAGAGTTACGCGAACGATGCTGACAAGATGAAAAAATTGGTAAAAGAGTCGGCGGGACAAGGCCAAACCAGCCCAGCGGCTTCTCATTTGTTTTCATCGGATGCTGCCAAGTTGCGGGCGGACGCCAACGCGGTTGATGCGGAGCTGCGCCAGGTGCGCACCGAACTCGCGCGGTTGACGGGACGCAGTTTTCAGCAAGCGAAGCTGGAACGTCCAACCTTTGTGGCAGTCCCAGAAGATACAGAGCGCCTCCTCACTTTCGCGCAGACGCAATCCAACCTTAGAAACGTGATCAAAAACCGTATCCAGGCGGCGGAGCATCGTTTGAGCGTTGCCCAGCAGGATGCCGCCATGCCGGAGTTCGGGCCGCGTGTGTTTTATTCGCGTTCTCCTAATGGGGATGAGCAGTCCTATGGGGTTGGTGTCGCCTTACGAATCCCGCTATGGAACCAGAATGATGCAGAGCGCAAACGGGCAAATGCCGAATTGCGCCAGGCGAAGTTTGAGGCTGATCTTTACGCCGGATTGCCTCAGCAGGACGTGATCGGCGAATTACAGCAAAGCGCAACGGCGCTTCAGGCTCGCGCAGATAGTTACTTTGATAGCATCCTGCCTGGCTACCGCAAATCCTATGATCTGACGCGCAACATGTTCCGTCAGGGACAGGCGGATGCGCTCGAAGTCTGGCAGGTGCGGGAAAAACTGCTCTCCAGCGAAAATGAGGCACTTGATGCCTTGGCGCAAGCCGTCAATGCACGCGGCGCTTTGGAAGTGGAACTGGGCGGCAAAATAGAGGAAGTCAGATAA
- a CDS encoding sigma-70 family RNA polymerase sigma factor has protein sequence MPLFRTHRIGKENTADEDVALVKRLRSGDDFALNEIMHRYKERVYRLAWRYMGNEDSALDVTQETFTKLYFNIDKYDSAYKFSTWVFQIAVNLCRDHLRKNKNHARNISLDALNESGAGDWQRSDENIEAGFLSRQQLTLLQKEIDLLSDTLKEAFILFAVEERTQVECAAILNVSAKTVETRVYRARKILSEKLQLSFEG, from the coding sequence ATGCCCTTGTTCAGAACCCATAGGATCGGCAAAGAAAATACAGCCGATGAGGATGTCGCGCTCGTCAAACGATTGCGCTCTGGGGATGATTTTGCGCTCAATGAGATCATGCACCGCTATAAGGAGCGCGTCTATCGTCTAGCCTGGCGCTATATGGGCAATGAGGATTCCGCTCTCGATGTGACGCAGGAGACTTTCACGAAGCTCTATTTCAACATCGACAAATACGATTCCGCCTATAAATTCAGCACGTGGGTCTTTCAGATTGCGGTCAACCTATGCCGAGATCATCTCCGCAAGAATAAAAATCACGCCCGTAACATTTCTCTCGACGCTTTGAATGAAAGCGGTGCTGGTGATTGGCAGCGCAGCGACGAAAATATTGAGGCGGGTTTCTTGTCAAGACAACAACTGACCTTGCTGCAGAAGGAAATCGATTTACTGTCCGACACCCTTAAGGAAGCCTTTATCCTGTTCGCCGTCGAGGAGAGAACCCAGGTTGAATGCGCGGCAATCCTTAATGTTTCGGCAAAAACCGTAGAAACCCGCGTCTATCGGGCGCGTAAGATTTTATCTGAAAAATTACAGCTTTCTTTTGAGGGATAG
- a CDS encoding periplasmic heavy metal sensor, producing the protein MRSYQKEILYFIVIALVAFGVFYACGNFFKAPHHNQIDAHAWLHEQIGITAEQDQKLTEIEKEFAEKQRVLREKIHVGNLELAAAMLEDKAFSERVAAAVERIHHAQGGLQKLTIEHIFDMQTVLTPQQAEKLNKLAADALVQNP; encoded by the coding sequence ATGCGCTCCTATCAAAAGGAAATCCTTTATTTCATCGTTATCGCACTCGTGGCCTTTGGCGTTTTTTATGCCTGCGGAAATTTCTTCAAAGCCCCGCATCATAACCAGATCGACGCCCATGCCTGGCTGCACGAGCAGATTGGTATTACTGCGGAGCAGGATCAAAAGCTCACCGAAATCGAGAAGGAATTCGCCGAGAAGCAACGAGTTTTGCGTGAAAAAATCCATGTCGGTAATCTGGAGCTTGCCGCCGCGATGCTGGAAGACAAGGCCTTTTCCGAACGTGTCGCTGCCGCCGTTGAGCGCATCCATCACGCGCAAGGCGGATTACAAAAGCTGACGATTGAGCATATTTTTGACATGCAGACAGTATTAACGCCCCAGCAGGCAGAAAAGCTCAATAAGTTAGCCGCAGATGCCCTTGTTCAGAACCCATAG
- a CDS encoding helix-turn-helix domain-containing protein, with product MDNADIFTIKELSTYLKLAEKTAYRLASDGKLPGFKVGGAWRFRKAEVDRWIKKQERSSAKRENEG from the coding sequence ATGGATAACGCCGACATATTCACCATCAAGGAACTGTCCACCTACCTAAAGCTGGCAGAGAAGACGGCTTACAGGTTGGCTTCAGACGGAAAGCTCCCTGGTTTCAAGGTTGGAGGTGCTTGGAGGTTCCGTAAAGCAGAAGTTGACCGATGGATTAAGAAACAAGAAAGAAGTTCAGCTAAAAGAGAAAATGAGGGATAG
- a CDS encoding DEAD/DEAH box helicase family protein, with the protein MQAKEAKARIKINKMLGESGWRFFDDSKGKANIALEPKVKLTQSTIDALGENFETTSNGFIDFLLLDEQGFPLIVLEAKAEDKNPLIGKEQARKYAKSQNCRFIILSNGNLHYFWDLEQGNPSIITRFPAPDSVQGLHRFQPNPEKLISEHVSKDYITLTQMPTYANEAGWKNEGERDAFIEKNRLRFMREYQQRAVCSIQQAVKEGKSRFLFEMATGTGKTLTAAAVIKLFLRTGNAHRVLFLVDRLELEDQANKALTFMLKNDYKSVIYKERRDDWCRAEIVVTTVQSLLFNAKYKRLFSPTDFDLVISDEAHRSIGGNARAVFEYFVGYKMGLTATPRDYLKKFDKAKPTTRDPREAERRLLLDTYRTFGCESGDPTFRYSLLDGVRDGFLINPIVVDARTDITTKLLSEEGYAVLAVSEDEENAEQTFYQKDFEKKFFSEDTNRLFCETFLKNALRDPISGEIGKTIVFAVSQNHALKITQILNELADKLFPGKYQSDFAVQVTSLIPDAQQYTINFTNNNLMGSANFIETYKTSKARVCVTVGMMTTGYDCPDLLNLALMRPVFSPSDFVQIKGRGTRKHNFLEGLFDPELKSLVKEPHKTRYKLFDFFANCEYFEDKFNYDEILMLPRPKSGGEEGPEPPPPPPPDGIHISTLPDAVATSTETAIGLEGMRIDRMFFEKFESKAKADPVLQGKIESENWDQAVEYVTTNLFDKPNEHFNLDKLRKAAGVDRRLSLREILEKVFDRIPGFKSKDELLDDEFQKFVLDCQPSEAEAIVPMKYFFKAYATDGKLRSIIDNKDFTDLNVNPTFGMGDFKAVPSEWRNRIPEYVKDYVSLNQFM; encoded by the coding sequence ATGCAGGCGAAGGAAGCTAAGGCTAGAATAAAAATTAACAAAATGCTGGGAGAATCTGGCTGGCGCTTCTTTGATGACAGCAAAGGTAAAGCCAACATTGCCTTGGAACCCAAAGTCAAGCTAACCCAATCGACCATCGACGCTCTCGGTGAGAATTTTGAAACGACCAGCAATGGCTTTATCGATTTTCTTCTGCTTGATGAGCAGGGATTTCCCCTCATCGTATTAGAGGCCAAAGCCGAGGATAAAAACCCCTTGATTGGCAAGGAGCAGGCTCGCAAATACGCAAAATCGCAGAATTGCCGCTTCATTATCCTTTCCAATGGCAACCTGCATTATTTTTGGGATTTGGAGCAGGGAAACCCTAGCATCATTACGCGCTTCCCAGCACCAGACTCTGTTCAGGGGTTGCATCGTTTTCAGCCAAACCCTGAAAAACTTATCAGTGAACATGTCAGCAAAGATTACATCACGCTGACACAGATGCCCACCTATGCCAATGAAGCGGGGTGGAAAAATGAAGGCGAGCGCGATGCCTTTATTGAAAAGAACAGACTGCGCTTTATGCGGGAGTATCAACAGCGTGCGGTATGCTCCATCCAACAGGCCGTGAAAGAGGGGAAAAGTCGCTTCCTGTTCGAGATGGCGACTGGCACGGGTAAGACGCTGACCGCTGCTGCCGTCATCAAGCTGTTTCTGCGCACGGGCAACGCCCATCGGGTACTGTTCTTGGTTGATAGGCTTGAACTGGAAGATCAGGCCAACAAAGCCCTGACTTTCATGCTCAAAAATGATTACAAGTCGGTCATCTATAAAGAGCGTCGGGATGATTGGTGTAGGGCTGAAATAGTTGTCACCACCGTCCAATCGCTGCTGTTTAATGCCAAATACAAACGCCTGTTTTCGCCAACAGATTTTGATCTTGTGATCTCTGACGAAGCCCATCGTTCAATCGGCGGCAATGCACGCGCTGTGTTTGAGTATTTTGTTGGCTACAAAATGGGCTTAACCGCCACGCCAAGAGATTATTTGAAGAAGTTTGATAAGGCTAAGCCGACAACCCGTGATCCACGTGAGGCAGAGCGACGCCTATTACTTGACACCTATCGAACCTTTGGCTGCGAATCCGGCGACCCGACTTTCCGCTATTCACTTCTGGATGGCGTGCGCGATGGATTCCTGATCAATCCCATCGTGGTGGATGCGCGTACTGACATCACCACCAAGCTGTTGTCGGAAGAAGGCTATGCGGTTCTTGCCGTGAGTGAGGACGAAGAAAACGCAGAGCAAACCTTCTATCAAAAGGATTTCGAGAAGAAATTCTTCTCCGAAGATACCAACCGCCTATTCTGCGAAACCTTTCTCAAAAATGCGTTGCGCGATCCGATCAGTGGAGAAATAGGTAAAACCATCGTTTTTGCCGTCAGCCAAAACCATGCCCTGAAAATCACCCAGATACTTAACGAACTGGCTGACAAACTTTTTCCCGGTAAATATCAGTCCGATTTTGCGGTTCAAGTTACGTCGCTTATTCCCGATGCGCAGCAATACACCATCAATTTTACCAACAACAACTTGATGGGATCGGCCAATTTTATTGAAACCTACAAGACCAGTAAGGCGCGGGTATGCGTAACGGTCGGCATGATGACCACAGGTTATGATTGCCCTGACCTTCTTAATCTTGCGCTCATGCGTCCGGTGTTCTCACCATCCGATTTTGTGCAGATTAAAGGGCGCGGCACACGCAAACATAACTTCTTGGAAGGACTGTTCGATCCTGAATTGAAGTCCTTGGTCAAGGAACCTCACAAGACTCGATATAAACTTTTCGATTTCTTCGCCAACTGTGAGTATTTCGAGGACAAATTCAATTACGACGAGATTTTGATGCTGCCGCGTCCTAAAAGCGGTGGAGAAGAAGGGCCGGAACCACCGCCGCCCCCACCTCCTGACGGCATCCATATCAGCACGCTGCCTGATGCCGTGGCCACATCGACGGAGACGGCCATAGGTCTGGAAGGCATGAGAATTGACCGCATGTTCTTCGAGAAATTCGAGAGCAAGGCGAAAGCCGATCCTGTGTTGCAAGGGAAAATCGAGTCCGAAAACTGGGATCAGGCCGTTGAATATGTGACGACAAACCTGTTCGACAAGCCCAACGAACATTTCAATTTGGACAAGTTACGCAAAGCCGCTGGCGTGGATCGTCGCCTGTCGTTGCGAGAAATCCTTGAGAAGGTTTTTGACCGCATACCCGGCTTCAAATCGAAAGATGAATTGCTGGATGACGAGTTTCAAAAGTTTGTTCTGGACTGTCAGCCGAGCGAGGCCGAAGCTATCGTTCCCATGAAATACTTTTTCAAGGCTTACGCCACCGATGGGAAACTTCGCAGCATCATCGACAATAAAGACTTCACCGATCTCAACGTAAACCCGACGTTTGGCATGGGGGATTTTAAGGCTGTGCCGTCCGAATGGCGCAACCGCATCCCTGAATACGTCAAGGATTACGTCTCTCTCAATCAGTTTATGTAA